Proteins co-encoded in one Ziziphus jujuba cultivar Dongzao chromosome 9, ASM3175591v1 genomic window:
- the LOC125424283 gene encoding receptor-like protein 6, with the protein MATGHVVSLDLSGSWLQGPLLSNSSLFSLLHLQNLNLAYNNFSSSPIPSEFGQLSKLTHLNLSCSLFSGPIPSEILRLTNLISLDLSYYFEVPCPFCEFIGYYYPNIQEPELLRSLAENITSLRKLHLGGLNFSSQVPESLGNLSSLTHLFLYKCNLHGVFPKTIFRLPNLRSVNLRDNHDLTGSLSEFHSGSNLLSLELSSTKFGGKLPYSIGNLTSLNVLDLTNCKFSGPVPYSLGNLANISQLHLDGNEFTGEFPSSLENLTQISYLDLSNNFFHGSLPISLPYLLDDVNFKNNSFTGPVPFQFFSNLTLLRTLDLSSNSLNGVIPSSLCSLVSYLNLDDNQFTDLENINSISSQLEYLSLNRNKLKGSIPNSIFKLKSLTSLSPGSNSLSGRVDLGIFSELGKLQYLDLSDNALSLTTNVSMNISALPKFQYLGLSSCSITEFPDFLKAQNDDFLKAQNELVSLDLSHNKIGGPIPKWFLNVSIMNLNSLSLSHNFIIGWQETPCVLPWKELSYLDLSSNMLQGPLVVPPMSTLYFFISYNNLTGPIDLLFCNISFVLFDASYNHLGSTIPQCLDNVHGYLTVLNIRRNNFHGNIPQFCRALNRLTTLDFSHNKLYGNIPRSLIKCKDLQVLNLGHNQISDTFPFWLQNLQQLKVLSLCSNKFHGPICCAHDFFGFMTLKILDLSHNGFFGNLPSDYFRNWTSMTLSDNASENPFELEQGLYNDSVSIVNKGAEMELVKITLMVFISIDLSNNKFDGEIPSSIWCVRSLVMLNLSSNNFSGHIPSSLGNLIELESLDLSNNELSGKIPQQLTSLTFLGYLNFSQNQLVGPIPQGGQVQTFADSFEGNMGLCGIPLSRKCETPIPSSNDHYNEKSDFISGFGWKPVVIGYGCGLLIGMVAGHVISSRRPDLFFKVFGVILQRGS; encoded by the coding sequence ATGGCAACAGGTCATGTTGTAAGCCTTGACCTTAGCGGCAGCTGGCTTCAGGGCCCTTTGCTTTCTAACAGCAGCCTTTTCAGCTTACTTCATCTTCAAAACTTAAACCTTGCCTACAACAACTTCAGTTCAAGCCCAATTCCCTCGGAGTTTGGCCAACTTTCCAAGTTAACCCATCTCAACCTCTCTTGCTCTCTGTTTTCTGGTCCTATACCATCTGAAATCTTGAGGCTGACGAATTTGATTTCGCTTGATCTTTCTTACTATTTTGAAGTTCCTTGTCCTTTTTGTGAGTTTATCGGATATTACTATCCAAATATTCAGGAGCCTGAACTGCTGAGAAGTCTTGCTGAAAACATTACGAGTTTAAGAAAACTTCATCTTGGTGGGTTAAACTTTTCTTCCCAGGTACCTGAATCGTTAGGAAATTTATCTTCCCTAACACATCTCTTTCTTTATAAATGCAATTTACATGgtgtttttccaaaaacaataTTCCGATTGCCTAACCTACGATCAGTTAACCTGCGGGATAATCATGATCTCACCGGTTCTCTTTCGGAATTTCATTCTGGCAGCAATCTTTTGTCGTTGGAACTTTCGAGTACAAAATTTGGAGGGAAATTGCCATATTCAATTGGCAACCTCACGTCCTTGAATGTTTTGGATCTCACAAATTGTAAGTTTTCAGGGCCTGTTCCTTATTCACTTGGGAACCTTGCAAATATCAGTCAACTTCACCTGGATGGTAATGAATTTACCGGTGAATTTCCTTCTTCACTTGAAAATCTGACGCAGATAAGCTATCTGGATCTTTCGAATAACTTTTTCCACGGAAGCTTGCCAATATCACTTCCATATCTTCTGGACGATGTCAACTTCAAAAACAATAGTTTCACAGGTCCAGTCCCATTCCAATTTTTTAGTAACTTGACCTTGCTTCGGACTCTTGATTTGTCAAGCAACTCGCTGAATGGAGTCATCCCTTCATCTTTATGTTCATTGGTTTCTTACCTAAATCTGGATGACAATCAGTTTACAGACCTTGAGAATATCAACTCTATTTCATCCCAATTGGAATATTTGTCTTTAAATCGAAATAAATTAAAGGGGAGTATTCCAAATTCCATCTTCAAACTGAAAAGTCTGACATCACTGTCCCCTGGTTCAAACAGTTTAAGTGGTAGAGTTGATCTGGGCATCTTCTCAGAGCTGGGCAAGCTTCAGTATCTTGATCTCTCAGATAATGCACTATCTCTAACAACAAATGTAAGTATGAATATTTCTGCTCTTCCCAAGTTTCAGTATTTAGGTTTGTCCTCATGCAGCATAACTGAATTTCCTGATTTCCTAAAAGCACAAAATGATGATTTCCTAAAAGCACAAAATGAATTAGTGTCATTAGATCTTTCTCACAATAAAATTGGCGGCCCAATACCTAAATGGTTCTTGAATGTATCCATCATGAACCTGAATTCGCTGAGTCTTTCTCACAACTTCATTATCGGTTGGCAAGAAACTCCATGTGTTCTTCCATGGAAAGAATTGAGTTATCTTGATCTCAGTTCAAACATGTTGCAGGGACCACTTGTTGTTCCTCCAATGTCCACCTTGTATTTCTTCATCTCATACAATAACTTGACTGGACCAATTGATCTGTTGTTCTGTAATATAAGTTTCGTATTATTTGATGCGTCATATAATCATCTGGGAAGCACTATTCCTCAATGTTTGGATAATGTGCATGGTTATCTTACTGTGCTCAATATCCGAAGAAATAACTTCCATGGGAATATTCCTCAATTCTGCAGAGCTTTAAACCGTTTAACCACATTGGATTTTAGTCACAACAAATTATATGGGAATATTCCGCGGTCATTAATCAAATGCAAAGATTTACAAGTTCTAAATCTTGGACACAATCAAATAAGTGATACATTCCCGTTTTGGCTACAGAATTTGCAACAGCTCAAAGTTCTCAGTTTATGCTCCAACAAATTTCACGGTCCAATATGCTGTGCTCATGATTTTTTTGGCTTTATGACATTGAAAATTCTTGATCTTTCTCATAATGGTTTTTTTGGAAACTTACCATCGGATTATTTTAGAAATTGGACGTCCATGACCTTAAGTGATAACGCTTCAGAAAATCCATTTGAGTTAGAACAAGGGCTTTATAATGATTCGGTGAGCATTGTAAATAAGGGAGCAGAAATGGAGTTGGTCAAGATCACTTTGATGGTGTTCATATCTATTGATCTCTCCAACAATAAATTTGATGGAGAGATTCCAAGTTCGATATGGTGTGTTCGATCTCTAGTTATGCTCAATTTGTCAAGCAACAATTTTAGTGGACACATTCCATCATCTTTGGGGAATCTAATTGAGCTTGAATCATTGGACCTATCTAACAATGAGCTTTCTGGTAAAATCCCTCAGCAATTGACATCTCTCACTTTTCTTGGGTATTTAAACTTTTCTCAGAATCAACTTGTGGGTCCAATACCACAAGGAGGACAAGTTCAAACATTTGCAGATTCTTTTGAGGGTAATATGGGATTGTGTGGTATTCCATTGTCCAGAAAATGTGAAACTCCCATACCATCTTCTAATGATCACTACAATGAGAAATCAGATTTCATTTCTGGTTTTGGATGGAAACCTGTAGTGATAGGATATGGATGTGGACTTCTGATTGGAATGGTGGCTGGACATGTAATCAGCTCAAGGAGGCCAGATttgtttttcaaagtttttggGGTGATACTGCAGAGGGGCAGCTGA